DNA from Bradyrhizobium japonicum USDA 6:
GGGTCGCGACGTCGGAGACGCGAATGGCGCGGCGGAGGGGCTTTGCGCCCGTTGCCGGCACCATCCAGCAGATCTATTTCCGCGAGGGCGAGATGGTGGCGGCGCAGCGGCCGGTGCTCTCGATCATGCCGCCTGGCAACATGAAGCTGCGCTTCTTCGTGCCCGAAACGGAGTTGCCGAAGCTTGCGATCGGCGACACGGTGCGCATCTCTTGCGACAATTGCGCGGCGGATCTCACCGCAAAGATCTATTTCATCGCGACCTCGGCCGAATACACTCCGCCTGTCATCTACAGCCTCGATGAGCGCAACAAGCTGGTCTATTTGATCCAGGCGCGGCCCTCGCGGCCCGATGCCCTGCGGGTCGGACAGCCGATCGACGTCTATCTCAATCCAAAAACGCCGGTGGCGGACAAGCGATGAGCGGCGGCAACGGCAACGGCATCGCGATCGACGTCAAGGGCCTGACCAAGTCGTTTGGCGGCCGCGAGGTCGTGCACGATCTGTCGATGCAGGTGAAGCGCGGCTCGATCTACGGCTTCCTCGGGCCGAACGGCTCGGGCAAGACCACCACCATCCGCATCCTCTGCGGCCTGCTCACGCCCGACAGTGGCGAGGGCACCTGCCTCGGCTACGACATCCGGCGCGATGCCGAAAAGATCAAGCGCCAGGTCGGCTACATGACCCAGCGCTTCAGCCTGTACCAGGACCTCTCGGTTCGGGAGAACCTCGAATTCGTCGCGCGGCTCTATGGCCTCACTGACGCACGCGGCGCTGCGCGCGACATGATCAAGCGGCTCGGGCTGTCGGGGCGCGAGGAGCAGCTCGCGGGCGAGCTCTCCGGTGGCTGGAAGCAGCGGCTCGCGCTCGGGGCCTGCACGCTGCCCAGTCCGAAACTGCTTCTGCTGGACGAGCCGACCGCCGGCGTCGATCCCAAGGCGCGGCGCGATTTCTGGAACGAGATCCATGCGCTCGCGGCCGACGGCCTCACCGTCCTGGTCTCGACCCACTACATGGACGAGGCCGAGCGCTGCCACGAGATCGCCTACATCGCCTACGGCCATCTCCTGGCGCACGGCACGGTGGAGGAGGTGATCGCGAAGTCCGCCCTGACGACCTACACCGTGACGGGCGAGGAGCTCAACGGGCTCACGGCCGCGCTCACCGGCAAGCCCGGCGTGGACATGGTGGCACCGTTCGGCACTTCGCTGCACGTGTCCGGGCGCGACGTGGCCGCGCTCGAGGCCAGCATCGCGCCGTGGCGCGAGAAGGGCGGCCTGCACTGGCACAAATCATCGCCCTCGCTCGAAGACGTGTTCATCGAATTGATGAGCCGTTCGAAGGACAATTTCCAATGAGCGCCGCCGATCATCCCGCACCCGCGCACGAATTCCGCGAGCGCTTCGGCTTCTGGAAGCGCTCCTATGCGATGCTGGTCAAGGAGTTCATCCAGCTCAAGCGCGACCGCGTGTCGTTCGCGATGATCGTGATGCTGCCGGTGATGCAACTTCTGCTGTTCGGCTATGCCATCAACACCACGCCGCACAATCTGCCGAGCGCGGTGCTGCTCCAGGAGGATTCGGATCTTGCCCGCTCGGTGTTGAAGGCGCTGGAGAACACCGCCTATTTCCGCTTCATCTACGAGGTGCACGACGTCGACGATTTCGACAACCTGCTGAAATCGGGCAAGGTGCTGTTCGGCGTCGAGATTCCGCGCGGCTTCGAGCGCGCGGTGCGGCGCGGCGACCGGCCGGCGCTGCTGGTTGCGGCCGACGCCACCGATCCCGTTGCGGCGAGCGCCGCGCTCGGCTCGCTCGGCATGGTCGTGCAGACCGCGCTTGCGCACGATCTCTATATCGGCAATCCGCCCGAGATGCCGTTCGAGATCCGCGCGCATGCGCGCTACAATCCGGCCGCGTCGTCCAGCCTCAATATCGTGCCGGGCCTCGTCGGCACCATCCTCACCATGACCATGCTGATCTTCACCGCGCTCTCGGTCACCCGCGAGGTCGAGCGGGGCACCATGGAGAGCCTGCTGTCGATGCCGATCAAGCCGGTCGAGGTGATGTTCGGCAAGATCATTCCTTATGTGCTGGTCGGCTTCGTTCAGGCCTTCCTCATCATCGGCATCGGCGTCGGCTTGTTCGGTGTGCCCTTGCTCGGCAATCTGTTCCTGCTCGCGCTGCTGTCGACCTTGTTCATCGCTACAAATCTATCGATTGGCTACACCATCTCGACGGTGGTGCAGAACCAGCTCCAGGCCATGCAGATGGCCATGATGTTCTTCCTGCCGAGCATTCTGCTCTCCGGATTCATGTTCCCGTTCGCCGGCATGCCGGTCTGGGCGCAATATCTCGGTGAGTGCCTGCCGCTGACCCACTACTTGCGGATCGTCCGCGCCATCATGCTGAAGGGCGCGACCATGCAGAATTTGCGCTTCGACGCGTTGGCGCTGGCGATCCTGATGCTGGTCGCCATGACCATCGCGGTCACGCGCTTCCGCCGCACCCTGGATTGAGGCAGAATGCCCCGGAATCGAGGGGTGGAATGGTCAGGTTAGCCAGCAGGAAGACCCGGCAACACGCCGTGCTATCGGAGGATTTCGAGCGCGAGCTGACGCGGGAAGTGCTGCGCACCGAGCTGTTGCGCGTGCGGACACTGATCATCACCGGCTGCGTCATGATCTTGTTCCTCACCGCAACCTACCTGATCGACCCTGCTCTCGTGAACCGGGTCTGGCGCGGGACGGAGGGCCTCGTCCACGAATACATTCTCTTGGCGGGGTTCATCCTCTTCGAGGTTTGGATTCACCGTCAGATCAGGCGAAACCTCAAGCTCGATCGCGACCTGCCGGTGATCAGGCGCTATATCGGCGCTCTCATCGAAACGTCGCTGCCGACGATCATTCTGATCCTGCAGATTCGCAGCATGGGGGCGAGCCAGGCGCTCGGTTTCGTGCTGCCACTGGTTTATTTCATTTTCGTCATTCTTTCGACGCTGCGGCTCGATTTCTGGCTGTCCACCTTCACTGGATTTGTGGCCGCAGCCGAACTCTTGGCCGTCGCGCTGTATTATAATTCGGCCAACGACGCCGGCGAGCCCCTGATCTACTTTCACGTGGTGCGCAGCACCATCATCCTGATTTGCGGCGTGCTCGCGGGCGCCGTCGGCGCGCGGTTGCGGCGGCAATTTGCCGCGAGCATTGTGGCGGCCACCGCGCGCGACCGGGTGACGAACCTGTTCGGCCAGCATGTCTCGCCGCAGGTGGTGGAGCGGCTGATGGCGGCGGGACCCAGCGCGGGCGGCGACCTTCGTCGCGTCGCGGTGATGTTCGTCGATTTCCGCGGCTTCACCGCCAGCGCGCGGTTGCGCACCCCGCAGGAGGTGGTTGACCGGCTCGACGGCGCGTTCGCCGTGCTGGTCGACATCCTCGATCGTCAGGGCGGCATCGTGAACAAGTTTTTGGGCGATGGCTTCCTCGCCCTGTTCGGCGCGCCGCTGGAGGCCTCCGACGCCGCGCACCGCGCGGTTGCCGCAGGCCGCGAGA
Protein-coding regions in this window:
- a CDS encoding HlyD family secretion protein yields the protein MRSSRAISVFALAAVLATGLAGCKDKRDPGFQGWVEADMIFVSPDEAGRVTKLNVREGDEVKVGDALYSVDDDLQLADLNQNKATLANAQQTYDRAASLNKTGSGTQANLDSAVSSLRVAEARVATSETRMARRRGFAPVAGTIQQIYFREGEMVAAQRPVLSIMPPGNMKLRFFVPETELPKLAIGDTVRISCDNCAADLTAKIYFIATSAEYTPPVIYSLDERNKLVYLIQARPSRPDALRVGQPIDVYLNPKTPVADKR
- a CDS encoding ABC transporter ATP-binding protein, with amino-acid sequence MSGGNGNGIAIDVKGLTKSFGGREVVHDLSMQVKRGSIYGFLGPNGSGKTTTIRILCGLLTPDSGEGTCLGYDIRRDAEKIKRQVGYMTQRFSLYQDLSVRENLEFVARLYGLTDARGAARDMIKRLGLSGREEQLAGELSGGWKQRLALGACTLPSPKLLLLDEPTAGVDPKARRDFWNEIHALAADGLTVLVSTHYMDEAERCHEIAYIAYGHLLAHGTVEEVIAKSALTTYTVTGEELNGLTAALTGKPGVDMVAPFGTSLHVSGRDVAALEASIAPWREKGGLHWHKSSPSLEDVFIELMSRSKDNFQ
- a CDS encoding ABC transporter permease; this encodes MSAADHPAPAHEFRERFGFWKRSYAMLVKEFIQLKRDRVSFAMIVMLPVMQLLLFGYAINTTPHNLPSAVLLQEDSDLARSVLKALENTAYFRFIYEVHDVDDFDNLLKSGKVLFGVEIPRGFERAVRRGDRPALLVAADATDPVAASAALGSLGMVVQTALAHDLYIGNPPEMPFEIRAHARYNPAASSSLNIVPGLVGTILTMTMLIFTALSVTREVERGTMESLLSMPIKPVEVMFGKIIPYVLVGFVQAFLIIGIGVGLFGVPLLGNLFLLALLSTLFIATNLSIGYTISTVVQNQLQAMQMAMMFFLPSILLSGFMFPFAGMPVWAQYLGECLPLTHYLRIVRAIMLKGATMQNLRFDALALAILMLVAMTIAVTRFRRTLD
- a CDS encoding adenylate/guanylate cyclase domain-containing protein — encoded protein: MVRLASRKTRQHAVLSEDFERELTREVLRTELLRVRTLIITGCVMILFLTATYLIDPALVNRVWRGTEGLVHEYILLAGFILFEVWIHRQIRRNLKLDRDLPVIRRYIGALIETSLPTIILILQIRSMGASQALGFVLPLVYFIFVILSTLRLDFWLSTFTGFVAAAELLAVALYYNSANDAGEPLIYFHVVRSTIILICGVLAGAVGARLRRQFAASIVAATARDRVTNLFGQHVSPQVVERLMAAGPSAGGDLRRVAVMFVDFRGFTASARLRTPQEVVDRLDGAFAVLVDILDRQGGIVNKFLGDGFLALFGAPLEASDAAHRAVAAGREMLAAMDRINAQTSWPLRIGIGIHFGEVVAGNIGSPRRKEYTVIGDTVNFASRLEALNKELGSQLLISESVREALGDDGEDAVALGEVAVRGYEHKVAVFQLG